In Gossypium arboreum isolate Shixiya-1 chromosome 5, ASM2569848v2, whole genome shotgun sequence, a single genomic region encodes these proteins:
- the LOC108468498 gene encoding uncharacterized protein LOC108468498 produces MAQERLRRGGVKHAIVMRGSRQRRWIKLLKDFDCSIEYHPGKANVVANALSCRIVSDLRAMFARFSLYDDGSVLAELQVRPTCIEKIKEKQLRDESLDSDLRQSILREAPGNPYAMHPSGNKLYQDLRELYWWPGLKLEVIDYVSKCLTCQQVKAEHQLPSRLLQHVKIPLWKGSWEDYLPLAEFTYNDSYQSSIRMASYEALYGHRCRTPTCWTELGERRILGPELVADTEDKVKLIRDRLKEAFHRQKSYADLKRKEIEYSVGDYVFLKLELPPELDRIHDVFYVSMLRRYHSDPSHVMPIEEIEVRPDLTIEEEPVEILERDIKVLRKKYVPLVKVLLHYHGVEEATWELEETI; encoded by the exons ATGGCACAAGAGCGTCTACGGCGTGGTGGCGTGAAGCATGCTATTGTTATGAGAGGGAGCAG gcaacgaaggtggattAAGTTGCTTAAAGATTTTGATTGTtcaattgagtaccacccaggtaaagCTAATGTCGTAGCTAACGCACTGAGCTGTAGAATTGTCTCTGatttaagagcaatgtttgctcgttttaGCTTGTACGATGATGGTAGCGTGTTAGCGGAactacaagtgagaccgacttgtaTTGAGAAAATTAAGGAGAAACAGTTAAGGGATGAGTCGCTG GATTCTGATTTGAGGCAATCTATTCTGCGAGAGGCACCTGGTAATCCTTATGCCATGCATCCTAGTGGGAACAAGTTATACCAAGATCTtcgtgagttgtattggtggcctgggttaAAGCTCGAAGTTATCGATTATGTGAGTAAATGCTTgacatgccagcaggttaaggctgagcatcaattaccttctcgGTTATTGCAGCATGTTAAGAtcccactttggaa GGGCAGCTGGGAGGATTatttgccgttggcagaatttacgTATAACGACAGCTACCAGTCTAGTATTCGAATGGCATCGTACGAAGCGTTATATGGtcataggtgtcgtactcctacttgttggactgaactgggtGAGCGACGAATCCTAGGGCCGGAGCTAGTTGCTGATACAGAAGACAAGGTAAAGCTGATTCGAGATCGGTTGAAAGAAGCGTTTCATAGGCAGAAGTCCTATGCGGATTTAAAGCGTAAAGAGATCGAGTACTCTGTGGGGGATTATGTTTTTCTGAAg CTTGAATTGCCTCCAGAGCTGGATAGAATTCATGACGTGTTTTATGTTTCAATGCTTAGGCGGTACCATTCTGATCCCTCGCACGTCATGCCAATTGAGGAAATTGAAGTTAGGCCTGATCTAACCATtgaagaagaaccagttgagATATTGG